One part of the Streptomyces lydicus genome encodes these proteins:
- a CDS encoding ABC transporter permease, whose product MFRTALRNVLAHKARLLMTVLAVMLGVAFVSGTLVFTSTISDASQASSRKGFDNVDVVIKPSDNTQSTPGARSPLDHKLLDKAAGVPGAASATGTVSGFTAIADKSGKLIGEGFSTSGSNYFPGADGKDARYPMRDGAAPKGPHEFALDAHTADRGGYKVGDTVRISVDGPVREQKLTGIFTTDDGTVAAGGSLALFDTATAQKRFAAPGEFSEIDIKAAPGTSQTALKDAVEKILPKQGATATTGKQLVNEQAKFIATSMDGMKNALLAFAGVALFVGTFIIANTFTMLVAQRTKELALLRAVGASRRQITRSVLIEALVVGTVAAVTGLLAGIGIAAALRALVGATGAKVPDGPLVISPSTILISLLVGTVVTVLAAWLPGRRAAKIPPIAAMNSVHATATTKSLMVRNTIGALFAGAGTAAVLTATGMSYSGSTRAIMGAGVGLLLIGVLVLTPLLSRPLIALAAPVLRLFGISGILARQNAVRNPRRTAATASALMIGLMLITGMTAVAGSAQQAIDKMATASLKADYMVSMASRTPLSPDVAKKLASTDEVTASSPLRNSPARIGTTTEFLTGVNGKDFGKLTQLDFSEGALGTLSGDRAVVDDSTAKEKGWHTGSRLPVTFEDGKRGTLAIGGVYQRNQIIHGIILDNATLAPHQKHITDMQVMVKTKDGATAASKDKLVTALGKNPAITVADKKDVSGDIAKTITLMLNMLYGLLAMTVIVAVLGVINTLAMSVFERSQEIGMLRAIGLDRRGIKQMVRLESLVISLFGGVLGIGLGVFFAWATGELIKATGQLSTYETVLPWGRMGLFLALAAMVGVLAALWPARRAAKLNMLQAIKAE is encoded by the coding sequence ATGTTCCGTACCGCTTTGCGCAATGTGCTCGCGCACAAGGCCCGGCTGCTGATGACCGTCCTCGCCGTCATGCTCGGCGTGGCCTTCGTCTCCGGCACCCTGGTCTTCACCTCGACCATCTCCGACGCCAGCCAGGCCAGTTCCCGCAAGGGCTTCGACAACGTCGACGTGGTCATCAAGCCATCCGACAACACCCAGAGCACACCCGGTGCGCGCTCCCCGCTCGACCACAAGCTGCTCGACAAGGCCGCCGGCGTGCCCGGCGCCGCCTCCGCCACCGGCACCGTCTCCGGCTTCACCGCCATCGCCGACAAGAGCGGCAAGCTGATCGGCGAAGGCTTCTCGACCAGCGGCAGCAACTACTTCCCCGGCGCCGACGGCAAGGACGCCCGCTATCCGATGCGGGACGGCGCCGCCCCCAAGGGCCCGCACGAGTTCGCACTGGACGCCCACACCGCCGACCGCGGCGGCTACAAGGTCGGCGACACCGTCCGGATCTCCGTCGACGGACCGGTCCGCGAGCAGAAGCTGACCGGCATCTTCACCACCGACGACGGCACCGTCGCGGCCGGCGGCAGCCTCGCGCTGTTCGACACCGCCACCGCCCAGAAGAGGTTCGCAGCGCCCGGTGAATTCAGCGAGATCGACATCAAGGCCGCCCCCGGCACCTCTCAGACAGCATTGAAGGACGCGGTCGAGAAGATCCTGCCCAAGCAAGGCGCCACCGCCACCACGGGCAAACAACTCGTCAACGAACAGGCAAAGTTCATCGCCACCTCCATGGATGGCATGAAGAACGCGCTGCTGGCCTTCGCCGGTGTCGCCCTCTTCGTCGGTACCTTCATCATCGCCAACACCTTCACCATGCTGGTCGCCCAGCGCACCAAGGAACTGGCCCTGCTCCGCGCGGTCGGCGCCAGCCGCCGCCAGATCACCCGCTCGGTGCTGATCGAGGCGCTCGTCGTCGGCACCGTGGCCGCAGTGACCGGGTTGCTGGCCGGTATCGGCATCGCCGCCGCACTGCGCGCACTGGTGGGTGCCACCGGCGCGAAGGTGCCGGACGGCCCGCTGGTGATCTCGCCGTCCACGATCCTGATATCCCTGCTGGTCGGCACCGTCGTCACGGTCCTGGCCGCCTGGCTGCCGGGCCGCCGGGCCGCGAAGATCCCGCCGATCGCCGCGATGAACAGCGTGCACGCCACCGCCACCACCAAGTCGCTGATGGTCCGCAACACCATCGGTGCGCTCTTCGCGGGCGCCGGCACGGCCGCGGTCCTGACCGCCACCGGGATGTCCTACAGCGGCTCCACCCGGGCCATCATGGGTGCCGGTGTGGGGCTGCTGCTGATCGGCGTGCTGGTCCTGACGCCGCTGCTGTCCCGCCCGCTGATCGCCCTCGCCGCCCCCGTGCTGCGGCTGTTCGGTATCTCCGGCATCCTCGCCCGGCAGAACGCGGTCCGCAACCCGCGCCGCACGGCCGCCACCGCCTCCGCGCTGATGATCGGACTGATGCTGATCACCGGCATGACGGCGGTCGCGGGCAGCGCCCAGCAAGCCATCGACAAGATGGCCACCGCCTCGCTGAAGGCCGATTACATGGTCTCCATGGCGAGCCGGACGCCGCTCTCCCCCGACGTGGCCAAGAAACTCGCGTCCACAGACGAGGTCACCGCGTCCAGCCCACTGCGCAACTCCCCGGCCCGGATCGGCACCACCACCGAGTTCCTGACCGGCGTCAACGGCAAGGACTTCGGCAAGCTCACCCAGCTCGACTTCAGCGAGGGCGCCCTCGGCACCCTCAGCGGCGACCGCGCCGTCGTCGACGACAGCACCGCCAAGGAGAAGGGCTGGCACACCGGCTCCCGCCTCCCGGTGACCTTCGAGGACGGCAAGCGGGGCACCCTCGCCATCGGCGGCGTCTACCAGCGCAACCAGATCATCCACGGCATCATCCTCGACAACGCCACTCTCGCCCCACACCAAAAGCACATCACCGACATGCAGGTGATGGTCAAGACCAAGGACGGCGCGACCGCGGCGTCCAAGGACAAGCTGGTCACGGCGCTCGGCAAGAACCCGGCGATCACCGTCGCGGACAAGAAGGACGTCTCCGGCGACATCGCCAAGACGATCACCCTGATGCTGAACATGCTCTACGGCCTGCTGGCCATGACGGTGATCGTCGCGGTGCTCGGCGTCATCAACACGCTGGCGATGTCGGTCTTCGAACGCTCGCAGGAGATCGGCATGCTGCGCGCCATCGGCCTGGACCGCCGCGGCATCAAGCAGATGGTCCGCCTGGAGTCGCTGGTGATCTCCCTCTTCGGCGGAGTACTCGGCATCGGCCTCGGCGTCTTCTTCGCCTGGGCGACCGGGGAGCTGATCAAGGCCACCGGCCAACTGTCGACCTACGAAACGGTGCTGCCCTGGGGCCGGATGGGTCTCTTCCTCGCCCTCGCCGCAATGGTCGGCGTACTGGCCGCACTGTGGCCGGCCCGGCGGGCAGCGAAGCTCAACATGCTCCAGGCCATCAAGGCCGAGTAG
- a CDS encoding ABC transporter ATP-binding protein — translation MSTLNSGVSTATRATAALARATDLSKVYGQGETQVVALDAVSVDFRQAQFTAIMGPSGSGKSTLMHCMAGLDAISGGSARIGDIELTGLKDKKLTQLRRDKIGFIFQAFNLLPTLTALENITLPMDTAGRKPDRAWLDRVVETVGLSGRLKHRPSQLSGGQQQRVAVARALASRPEIIFADEPTGNLDSRSGAEVLGFLRNSVRELGQTVVMVTHDPVAAAYADRVVFLADGRIVDDMPDPTADMVLERMKGFDAKGRTS, via the coding sequence GTGAGTACCCTCAACTCCGGCGTCTCCACCGCCACCCGCGCCACCGCGGCGCTCGCCCGTGCTACGGACCTCAGCAAGGTCTACGGACAGGGCGAGACCCAGGTGGTCGCCCTGGACGCGGTCTCCGTCGACTTCCGGCAGGCCCAGTTCACCGCGATCATGGGGCCCTCCGGGTCCGGCAAGTCGACCCTGATGCACTGCATGGCCGGCCTGGACGCGATCTCCGGGGGCTCCGCCCGCATCGGCGACATCGAGCTGACCGGCCTCAAGGACAAGAAGCTCACCCAGCTGCGGCGCGACAAGATCGGCTTCATCTTCCAGGCGTTCAACCTGCTGCCGACGCTCACCGCCCTGGAGAACATCACCCTCCCCATGGACACCGCCGGCCGGAAGCCGGACCGCGCCTGGCTGGACCGCGTGGTGGAGACCGTCGGGCTCAGCGGCCGCCTCAAGCACCGCCCCAGCCAGCTCTCCGGCGGCCAGCAGCAGCGCGTCGCGGTGGCCCGGGCGCTCGCCTCCCGGCCCGAGATCATCTTCGCCGACGAGCCCACCGGCAACCTCGACTCCCGCTCCGGCGCCGAGGTGCTGGGCTTCCTGCGCAACTCCGTACGCGAACTGGGCCAGACCGTGGTGATGGTCACCCACGACCCGGTCGCCGCCGCCTACGCGGACCGCGTGGTCTTCCTCGCCGACGGCCGGATCGTCGACGACATGCCCGACCCCACCGCCGACATGGTCCTCGAACGGATGAAGGGCTTCGACGCCAAGGGCCGTACGAGCTGA
- the bla gene encoding class A beta-lactamase: MQSTRARRAVLGGLAVLVALPLAACGHDSTQASPAPAAATTQADPAAKQSVGDFRELERKYGARLGVYAVNTGDGREVAFNADERFAYASTFKAFAAAAVLRKYSLSGMDKVIKYSRSDLIDHSPITEKHVDTGMTLRDLCDAAVRYSDNTAANLLFDALGGPQGLAAALAKTGDTTTKVERREPELNQWSPGATQDTTTPRAWAADLRAFVLGDALGKDEREQLTQWLRTNTTGDELIRAGVPKGWDVGDKTGGGGVYAVRNDIAVVWPPGAAPIVMAIMSNRGTKDADYDNKLIAEAASLVTKTLS, from the coding sequence ATGCAGTCCACTCGTGCCAGGCGTGCCGTTCTCGGAGGGCTCGCTGTACTCGTCGCCCTTCCGCTTGCCGCATGCGGCCATGACAGCACCCAGGCGTCACCGGCCCCAGCTGCCGCAACAACGCAGGCGGATCCCGCTGCGAAGCAGTCCGTCGGCGATTTCAGGGAGCTGGAGCGCAAGTACGGTGCGCGGCTTGGGGTCTATGCGGTCAACACGGGCGATGGGCGGGAGGTGGCCTTCAACGCTGACGAGCGATTCGCGTACGCCTCTACTTTCAAGGCGTTCGCCGCCGCTGCCGTGCTGCGCAAGTACTCGTTGAGCGGCATGGACAAGGTGATCAAGTACTCCCGGAGCGATCTGATCGACCACTCTCCGATCACCGAGAAGCATGTCGATACCGGCATGACCCTGCGTGATCTGTGTGACGCGGCCGTCCGCTACAGCGACAACACCGCGGCCAACCTCCTGTTCGACGCACTGGGCGGGCCACAGGGTCTGGCCGCCGCTCTCGCAAAGACAGGCGACACCACTACCAAGGTGGAGCGCCGCGAGCCGGAACTGAACCAGTGGTCCCCCGGTGCCACACAAGACACCACCACGCCCCGCGCGTGGGCAGCAGACCTGCGGGCATTCGTTCTCGGGGATGCCCTGGGCAAGGACGAACGCGAACAGCTCACGCAGTGGCTGCGCACCAACACCACCGGAGACGAACTCATCAGGGCCGGAGTACCCAAGGGATGGGATGTCGGGGACAAGACCGGCGGAGGCGGTGTCTACGCTGTCCGAAACGACATCGCCGTCGTGTGGCCCCCGGGCGCCGCACCCATCGTCATGGCGATCATGTCCAACCGCGGCACCAAAGACGCCGACTACGACAACAAGCTGATTGCCGAAGCGGCATCCTTGGTCACCAAGACACTGTCCTAG
- a CDS encoding LysR family transcriptional regulator gives MDLVGACRAFVSVMERGSFTTGAAAARMSQPVASRRIAALEELFGERLFERTSRRATLSSFGRDMLPAARRLVQAADALLHEAETAKRKPWRLAVPHNCSTGSLARLIADAQEQEVILDLHTGTPAQRMELLRSQQVRAALITVPADEATWSVPLGLAGTAAAGARRVYLATLRAGRACPDPVRKVWIQPEDDVPHIRDPLTRLRDALGLRPVQLAIAADLTNAIAEVLRTSDLLLCSAAQADELGLDWRPIGEITLSRGYSLAAAMDVNSQHVQARLGSAISRCLGPATRTTTPHAVAAV, from the coding sequence ATGGACCTGGTGGGAGCATGTCGGGCGTTTGTCAGCGTGATGGAGCGTGGCAGCTTCACCACGGGAGCGGCCGCAGCACGCATGTCACAGCCGGTGGCGAGCCGGCGCATCGCCGCCTTGGAGGAGCTTTTCGGCGAGCGCCTGTTTGAGCGGACATCGCGCCGGGCCACCCTCAGCTCCTTCGGCCGGGACATGCTCCCGGCGGCGAGGCGGCTCGTGCAGGCAGCCGACGCGCTGCTGCACGAGGCAGAGACAGCCAAGCGCAAGCCATGGCGGCTCGCCGTCCCGCACAACTGCTCCACGGGCTCTCTCGCCCGCCTGATCGCCGACGCTCAGGAGCAGGAGGTGATCCTTGATCTTCATACCGGCACGCCGGCGCAGCGCATGGAGCTTCTTCGCTCGCAGCAGGTACGCGCGGCCCTGATCACGGTGCCCGCGGACGAAGCCACGTGGTCCGTTCCGCTCGGCCTCGCGGGCACCGCGGCAGCCGGGGCCAGGCGCGTCTATCTGGCGACGCTCCGGGCCGGGCGGGCCTGCCCGGATCCGGTCCGCAAGGTCTGGATCCAGCCCGAGGACGACGTGCCGCACATCCGCGATCCGCTCACACGCCTGCGCGACGCACTGGGGCTACGGCCGGTGCAGCTCGCCATCGCCGCCGACCTGACCAACGCCATCGCCGAAGTGCTCCGCACGTCCGATCTACTGCTTTGCTCTGCCGCGCAGGCCGACGAGCTCGGCCTCGACTGGAGGCCCATCGGTGAGATCACACTCAGCCGTGGATACAGCCTCGCAGCCGCCATGGACGTCAATTCGCAACATGTCCAAGCACGCCTGGGCAGCGCGATCAGCCGCTGCCTCGGCCCGGCTACCCGGACCACCACCCCTCACGCAGTGGCGGCAGTATGA
- a CDS encoding serine hydrolase, which yields MSTEALLHDIRQQLLEGGLHGCLLVRDLCSGAELGIEPDVQLPSASLVKIPLALATAERIRRGELDGATAIDVQPGSITTPGPTGLTRFRHPARIAIDDLLYLSTSVSDGTAADALFGLTPPAQVAQILHELGLDGITIRHGMRELTQTPAERFTPDQAHLAHTLAIEASTSGRGHHVPQLDTTRANTGSARAWTALLQALWTPSAIHPEAAARVRDLMAHNLLRHRLAPDFSSDASGWSSKTGTLLNLRHEIGVVEHSDGHAFAIAVLTESLVPASTQPGADILMAQAARRLHDHLRQL from the coding sequence ATGAGCACCGAAGCGCTGCTGCACGACATCCGCCAACAGCTTCTCGAAGGCGGCTTGCACGGCTGCCTGCTGGTCCGCGACCTTTGCAGCGGAGCCGAGCTGGGCATCGAGCCCGACGTCCAGCTGCCCTCCGCCTCCTTGGTCAAGATTCCGCTCGCCCTGGCAACGGCGGAGCGCATCAGGCGCGGAGAGCTCGACGGAGCAACGGCGATCGACGTCCAGCCCGGAAGCATCACCACGCCGGGCCCCACCGGACTGACCCGGTTCCGCCACCCTGCCCGGATCGCCATCGACGACCTGCTCTACCTCAGCACCAGCGTGAGCGACGGGACCGCCGCCGACGCACTCTTCGGCCTCACCCCACCTGCCCAGGTGGCTCAGATCCTGCATGAACTGGGCCTGGACGGCATCACCATCCGGCACGGCATGCGCGAACTCACCCAGACCCCGGCAGAACGCTTCACTCCCGATCAGGCGCACCTCGCCCACACCCTCGCCATTGAAGCGAGCACCAGCGGCCGCGGCCACCACGTGCCACAGCTCGACACCACCCGCGCCAACACCGGCAGCGCACGCGCCTGGACCGCCCTGCTCCAAGCGCTGTGGACGCCATCGGCAATCCATCCCGAGGCCGCAGCACGGGTGCGGGACCTCATGGCCCACAACCTGCTCCGCCACCGGCTTGCCCCGGACTTCAGCTCAGACGCCAGCGGCTGGTCTTCCAAGACCGGCACCCTCCTCAACCTCCGCCATGAGATTGGAGTCGTCGAGCACTCCGACGGGCATGCCTTCGCCATCGCCGTGCTCACGGAATCGCTTGTTCCGGCCAGCACCCAGCCAGGCGCCGACATTCTCATGGCACAAGCCGCCCGCAGACTGCACGACCACCTCCGGCAACTCTGA